From the Trifolium pratense cultivar HEN17-A07 linkage group LG4, ARS_RC_1.1, whole genome shotgun sequence genome, the window TGCAATATGGTGCTCATGGCGATGGCAAAACTGATGATGCACAAGTACATATGTCTTTCTTTCTCgtccttttaattttaatatttcattatGCACTCTGAtcttgaataattgatgtatctactctttttattttttggaataGCAATTTAAATAACTGttaacaatatttatttttgtattttggtTTGATTGTAGGCATTTTTACGTGCATGGAATAGCACATGTGCAGCACAAGGCTCAGCAACACTAGTTATTCcagcaaataaaatatttttagtgaCGAACTTATTATTCAACGGTGGTGATTGCAAGGCCACAAGTATTAACATTAAGGTATAACTATAGCTAACCCCCAATATATGTATGCTACTAACACTTCCAACcttaaaattttgtttcataTCAACCAATTATTCAatcatttaatatataatttttgcgACAAATCTTATAATTGATCGATATCACAAAATTAAAATGGCCGAAATAGATTGACATATCTTCAGATCTGCAATGTTGATAATGCTAAAGTTATTGAATCTAGGTACcaagaagaaaaatgaaaacaaatacTAACatgttgttttttatatttaattattttaaaacaaattttaatactCTTGATTTTTAATtagcctttttttaaaaaaaaaaaaaaatgactacaaaagCCTTTTTTTCACTACAAAAGCCTTTTTTTAAGCAACagaagcctttttttttttttaacacacaaacttaattcatttcatttataaaaaaatgttcaatataaaaagaaaagccttgatttttttatttttttttcagcttttcaccaccagttgaatctggttcgggggtcagttctggcatcaagtggttccagtcccctcccgatcgcagttgtgggggatcgaaccgcggtcctccctaccaagttcagcaccgatcaccactgaaccaactaacgattggtagaAAAGCCTTGATTTTATTTGTTGGATGATATAcgtgaaattttgaattttcctCATATGTTTTATGAGGGGGATGTATGTGCATTTTAATTTATACCAAATTTaactcttgatttttttattttccttaattGTTTTGTGGGGGAATGAACGTGtaactttttttgacaaatttttaaataaggaATATTTAGATGTAAAATGGGTCAaacgtctttttttttttttgggagaaCAAGCCTAATAGGGCTCAAATCTTTCATAATATTAGAAAAACTGACATTATATAGAAAGAAGTGgatttatagaataaatcagtgAGTAATTGATAcaagataaataataaaaacatagTTAACAcgaaaaattagtcaaaaaaataataaaaattttcatattaaaaaacatgaaaaataagtagaaaaatcaacttgtttttttgttagagagtagaaaaattaatatactATACTATTAAATCTCCTTAAGCGTTTGTCTTATTCTTCAAAATCGCCGTCTCTCATTATACCAACAATTCTAAAACtgacatatttatttattaaaaatgttggTGTTTACGAAACGAAACACATAAATAAATCTTAGCCATCGATTTAAGCCATGACCAACATGTTTTCCACCAAATATGGAACTTTAGTAATTTCAACCTGTAAAACAATTCCATATAAACATTTCTTGTGTTTCGTATGCCACGTTTATCGTAAAATGCTCTTTGTTTATTTTGCACTCTCTCTTATGCATAAATGAATTGCAGCTTGAAGGAAATATTGTTGCCCCTTCTAAGGAAGCATGGAAGGATACTTCACATTGGATTAATATCGAATATATAAATGGTCTTACAATTGATGGCACAAACACAGGAGGACTCGACGGCCATGGTTCTACTTGGTGGCCATGCAAAACTTGCCCTCGACCAGTAGTATGATTATTCTACACTTTATTtgttgtgtgtatatatatatatatatatatatatatatatatatatatatatatatatatatatatatatataatgatagtTGTCACAAGAAAGTGAAAAAACAAAAGGCAAGAATAATCCGCATCGTTGATTTTATACACATCCATCACATGATTTACATAACACAACAAAATAAATGTTTGAAGCTCTTTATAAGGTTCCACGTTGCATATTCTTGCTTTTCGTCACCCACTTCCTTCATAATATTTAGTAGTGCTGTATGTTGACACCGAATATCAAATTtcatacattttatttttaataattttgcaTAGATTACaagttttacattttttttaacatcacaaatttatttatttatttatttttttggtcaagttaaCAGCACAAATTTTACAAATCTAAAAtgtaatttattcaaaaattaaaatttttaatccTAAATAATTGAGTCCCAGAATACTATGTTTTTTTGGTGATTCTTTATCGTTTTAATTTCTTGTTAATTAACTGTATAGGTCTTGTCTTTCCATTCATGCAACAAACTTAATGTTAACGGTTTGAGGATCAGTAATAGTCCAGGAGCTCATATATCAATAAATGGTTGCGACGGTGCAACATTCTCGAATGTACTAGTTAATTCTCCTGGAACTAGTCCCAATACCGATGGGTTTGACATTTCTTCATCCAAGAATATCTTGATAAAAGATTCAACCATTCATGCAGGTAAtcaaagtttaattatttttgtcttatgaaattttaattttagtagtattttaaAATGAGTTATACATACACactataaatttaaaatgtgtTTAATTGGTTTGTTTTTCAAGGCTCCTAGGCTCATAATTTTGCTTCTGATTTTTACTAAATGATATCAACATGAAGGGATAAAAAGAGCATGAAGTTTTTATTAACATATTATTTGGTTATTAACTTGTTATAGTTTTCTTGATTGGTGTCATAAACATATAATGTGCACTAAGTCATCTTTGAGTAAAAAATTTGTATTGGGTTCAAGTACCTACCTCTTAATCTTCCTATATATACCTTTGCTTACAAAATGattatcataattattaaaatagcATTTTATAACAATGATCAATATATAAGTTCAATTTTCAGACGAGTTGGCATTTTATAAACAGGTGATGATTGTATTGCTATTAATGGTGGATCTTCTTACATCAATGCTACTAATGTTGCCTGTGGACCAGGTCATGGAATAAGGTTAGAGTACGGagtttcatattattattattattattattattattattattattatatcgATATCGATTATATTTGagaaatctcataaaattattTGGATTAAACAGCATTGGCAGCCTTGGTAAGGGAAAGTCTCATGAGGAGGTCGAAGAGGTTCATGTAAAGAATTGTAGCTTCACTGATACTACAAATGGAGCACGAATCAAGACATTTCCTGTGAGTAACTAATATATAAATGAGAATCCAATTATAATATTtctacaaattattttttcacttCTTTAGCTCCAATCGTATAATTGTGTATATTTGGCATTGGTAATGGTAAtattaattattctatattttatattacatatattattaacaCATTGACTCATAGTTTTAAATTAGTAAAAGAAATGGCATGATTTTTCTAGACAAATGGGGAGTAGATAGTGAACCATCTCAAGCCCAAATTTTAAAGGGAGATTCTTTTTTACACCACATACACTTTAGAAATAtacttttgagaaaaaaaaatataattgttttccTCTCAAGATGTATGCTTCTAAAAATATGTAGTTTGATCTTATTGTAGTGTAGTGAGGAAAATGAATTTTAAAGTTTGCATTAGACACTAGTTTagattttaacttttaaagtatgaataaaatattaaagaaatattattttgcAGGGTGGATCAGGTTTTGCAAGGAAGATTACTTTTGAGCAAATTCAGCTTACAAATGTTAAGAATGCAATAATTATAGACCAACATTACGGCATTAAAATTGATGCGGTACACAtttctctctctatttttttttttttttagggttatgttaacttgtgccctaagggcacatgttaagctacctaaaaatagaaatatagcttttaatgatagaaaacatttaatgtttagagaattgaatacaccacaagttcaataaattttttccacatttatctccttaacatgtgcccttaagggcacaagttaacattctccttttttttatatactttctctggacacaattataagtaaaatttattatgttttgaacTTTGTGGTAATTATTAGGAATCGGCTGTGCAAGTGAGTGATGTAACATATCAGGGATTTAGTGGAACTGGTGCTGGTGACTTAGCTATTAATCTGAACTGTGAGAGTTGTCTCAACATTgtattgaataaaatttctattgtTCCATCTCAACCTAAAACTCAGCTTCATACTATTTGCAAAAATTTCCATGGAACAATTACTTCCACTGTTCCAAAAGTCACTTGCAGTTAAAATAGCTTAACCATAATTGACATAATGTGAAGTTATGTCATAGTTGTATTCATTTAGAAAAATAGTAATGCAATATGGAAATTTTTTTGCTTTGTCATAATATGTGTTATTCCCAATTTaatatgtactccctccgtcccaaaaagaatgacccattttgaatatatgcactattcatatatattgttttgaccatatttttctactaataaataaaaataaatattaacatataagatgttgttagattcgtctcgatgagtattttcaaaatatcaattttttataatttttactattatacaattaaagatattagtcgccaaagttatgcattggcatgcgtgtttcggtcaactgggtcattctttttgggacggagggagtatttcattttcattcaatcATCAACTTGGATAATTAGAGTAAGATCAAATTAATCATATTCTAACTTGGTATTTTGATTCCAAATTTCCAAAGTCAAAATATGAAATGTCTAACCTTAATCGAACAATATTTCAGATTGAAGATTAGGCCAAATACAGGACTTTTagttgtaaaaatataaatcaatccAATCATATATTTGGCtataaatttcattttataCAATACAATTATTGCACCATAATATTcatcaaaatttgaaataaattatttctcatttgataaatcaaaaaaataaaataaaaatttggattGCCTTTATTTAGCGTGTAATGTCTTAGTTTGGATTATCATCTATGTGACACTCTAAACTCCAAACTAGAATAAcctaatatttattataatttctaTAGGAAATCAAAAGTGACTTTTCAAAAACTTTCCTCAAagctatattttataaataaacaaCTAATTAAGAGCATAATGACATCAAACAATTTAGAAGGCAGTTCAATTATGTTGGCACCTCTCGTAAATTCCAATCATATTCCAAATGTTCATGAtgacataaaaaacaaaagattaaATAGCATTTTTGTCCCCTAAATTTTACAAATTTGGTTTTTGGCCccctaatttttaaaatagcatTTTTGGTCTCATATCTTTAGCcctttttgcaaaaggtcaattttgaccaagtcaaagacgatgtggcaagtcacttaataattaaaacaaaataaaaataaaataaaaataatgatggaaatggaaatataattaatttgtttgttaataAGGTGGTGGGTGCTATGTTTTATGGCGCAACAAACAATTAGATGTGATGAGATTCATGCAGCGTGTGAGGTGCTGGGGTCATCAGCAAAAACCTATGTATGTTTGTGAAACTTAGAAGGTCAAAAGTGTAATTTAGTCAaaacaaaaagataaatgaAAAGCAATAAGCAATAGTAAAAACTAGGTCGATATAAAATTATAGGCAAACCACGTCTATCCCAAAAAAACGGTCGATTTCTAAGATTCAATGAAACAATCTCATGATTCATACAGGCTTGGATAGCAATCTAAGTTTGTGGATATAGAGTGACTCTTAGGTTGCTATTTCAATTGCCCAAATAATTGCCATGAGCTCGGCATGAAGCATTATATACATTTTAAACACTTATTAACTTGTTTTACAAGTAACTTATTAGAAAGCCCCAACTAAATGCATTTCTACCTAAATTCCCTTATTTTTATAGGTAATCAAGGAGTTGGAGCAAAAGGAACAAGAAAATCTAGCCAAATGACCTTCACTCTGCCAACATAAGGAGCAAACTTGCACTGTTTCCTCGCATGAAGTCTCACCAGAGCGTACTAGGAGCGAACTAAGTCAGAATGTAAATATGCTTGCTTGCCAGGACTTCGCTCAATTTAGTATTTGTTCAATCTTTTGGCCGCTCAATTTATCTcgtccaaaaacatatttaaaaacAAACACGGTTTTCAAATACCTTATTTCTTAAGAGATCACATGCAACCTGAAAAACTATAGTTAAACTTAGATCATATCACAAATTTAGTGATTTAGATTTAACTTATTAGCCATCTGATCAAAAATAAATGAACAAGATTAAATACTAGGTTCGACTGTCAAGTCAACATCGAATAAATCTGAACCGCTCCATCTAAACTCTATGGCCAAGATTGATAACCGCGTGAAACTACGTGAATACGTTATAGCAGCAAATCCAGATCCCATATTTAGTGATCAAAATAATGCACCACCTACTCTGCAGTAGTGCAGTTAGTTAATAATTGCAAAGCCATGAAAATAAGCAATTCATCAGCatataaatcaataaaatcaaTATCAATTACAATTATCCCCCATCCAGGCCACAACAAGGTACAAGGAGGAATAATTATATTACAACATTCATTATAGAATCATAACTAATTCATACTCCCTAATGGTTCTAAATTGCAGTTGCAGTTATGCTGCAAACTTCGACAATATTGTACCAAAATACAAACAATAGATACAATAATTGCAATTGCGATGTTGTTGTTGAGACCtctaaaacaattttctttctcCATAATCACAATTTCGGACCACAATTTAAGCCTATGTCCTTCAACTCAAGCTTTCTTCTCCTTAACTGGGGCTAGTTCTGCTGACATAAACACAAAACGATAAACCAAAGCAGCAGAACTAGCCCCAATTAAAGGACAAatccaaaaaacataaaattgctCCCAAGTATTATGCTTATTATTCATATAAGCCCAACCAAATGCATTAGCAGGGTTCATAGAAGGTCCTGTATAGCCAGAACCAATAATAACCAAAACCAAAGTTGCAACAGAAAGCAAATAAACCTTTAACCAAGGATTTTTAGGACCCTTAAGCATAACAATAAGAATAACAAAGTTATGAGTAAATGTTAAAACACCTTCAACTATAGCTCCTGTATGTAAATCAACTTTCAAAGAAGGACCTTTCATCATATGTTTGTATTCATTTGGCATAACTTGAAGAATTGTTTTGATACCGAACGCGCCGCCTATTGCTTGAGCTGGAAATCTAATGGCCATTGATAGAAGAGATGAATTGGGTCTTAGTCCTAATGTGTAGAAGGAAATTGTTGATGATGGGTTGAAGCTAGCTCCACCTAAGATTCTTCCAATAAGGCTTATTGTGAGGATGATTATTGTGTTTAGGATTGTTGTGATGAATAAACCAGGTAGTGAAACTGGTTCAAGATTAAGGAAAAATGATGTTTTTGTAGAGAGAATTTTTAATGTTGAGATGAAGAAAACAAAGATTGATGTTAAAATTGCATCTCCTATGGCTGATTTAATCACACTCATGTTTAGagttttttgaaattgaaattctaTAACACTtaactcactcactcactcagtTTGGATGTGTTGATTGTTGAAGGGTAGAGAAAGAGTGAGGGAAGAATATCTTATGGATATAATTAACTAGAACACATCTTCTTTTCTATCTTGACTTATGGGTGATGAAGCATGGACATAAATAAGGACATTCCAATTAGTTGGTTTGTGTACCTTGTACcattgtttccttttttttgtCTTGTAGGTTAGTCTTTTgtcttataaaaatgaatataccattgtttcctttttttttttttttataactcacTCTCAAATAGATCATTGACTTTTTTATATTAGTCTCGTggtctctatttttatttttttttgataatctcTCGTGGTCTCTATTGATATTTATCTTCTAACATTGTTCAAACTTCAATGCGCTGATGTGAAGTGTTAAATATCACGTCAACAATGACATCATACAATTAAAGTGTAAGGTAATCaaccatcaattttaaacaGCGATTATTTGATaagaaaagtttataaaaataggGACTAATTTAATAGTAAGTTGAAAAtatcatagattatttttttttacgcaatatcatagattattttgatagaaagagatttatgatttatttcaCAATATGTGAAACAAATATTCAGAAAGATGATTAAGGGATTTGAGTTTGTTTTAAAGATGATCATCATGGGATTTGATTTTCTCTTAAAGATGATGACTTGTTGGTGATGAGGCAAGACATAAATAAGGACATTCTAATTAGTTGGTTTGTGTCCTTTGTGGGTAGTCTTTTGTCTTATAAAATTTACTCcagtaacatttttttaattttttttttctagtaaaAATAAAGAGGATGTTATGATTGAGATAATAGAAGAGAAGTATCATTTTAATAATGGACTTATAATAGAGATGTCAATTTGTATATGTATTTGTCTTTACCTAAAATATGTGTATATACGTTTCTTTTATATATGATGCTTATTGGTCACAagaatcaaatttaaattttttttctttttcaattgaGTATTCTTTGTGCATAACTGcaaaaattatctaaaatattaattaattagtaaaaatctacgtcatctcatctaaatgttttttggtaattttaagtatatttttttgtgttttttctaaACTATCCTTTTATAATTTGTAGGTATTTATCGATCAACCAATGAGAACAAGTTATATGCATCTGAAATAAAAGTTAGTTACAAGTCATTTGGAGTTATTTCATCAATCTATTTATATGGTTTGTtcttatgttaattttttctaactgTCAGGACTTAAACCCTAAACCTCCAACTCTTTAATCCTTAAACCAACGAGTTTAACAACATTAACTATCATCCCACTGGTAGAGTAAATTTCACCATATATGTCAGTTTGAAACTATACTTTcatttttgagaaaatatttgttttgtttgtagATACGAATCCCAGAGTAGGATCCACATGTAACAActgtgcaaaaaaatatttatgaaacAAGTAAAGTACTAATGGTGCGTGGACAACGTGGTCGACTAAAGAAGCATGTGGTCAATACTTTTGGAAAAGAGCACCATTAGATATAGTCAACAGTCCAGATTTGATGATAAAAAGAGAGAATACCTAAACATTTCCACAAACAATTTTGCTCCTCTCTCCCCTATGCATTTAGAAAAGCATTTTGTTAATTTCAATTATGCATTTAGGGTATGTTTAGTAATAAAGAGAAGTTGTAAAGAGAAATAGGTGAGAGAGTGCGAGAAGAGAAAGATGAGAAATATAGGAGATTTAGattgtgtttggtaaaattaaactGCTCTCTCCGGTCTCGAatataagcaacaaaaaaaaattgttagtcTCAAATATTAGCAAAAATTTATTGCAATCATTAGTTTTAATGTCataattccaattttacccaAAATATGTGCAATTAGTTACgttaatttaaaacaaaaggaaggataaaattgaaaatgaaataattttggttttttctaattaaccctcacataaattgagggtaggtgccctatgatgatgtggcaccaatgaaattcatccacatttatttaagtcaaacataattaattttttaccataaattattttgactacttttattttcaattaattatattttatgtattatattctatgaatttatattttggacctaattacttttgatttgtttgcttcttcttcaaattgtattacgtctcaaacaactttcttcttcgcgtaaaaaaaaaaaaaactttcttcttatcgtcaaaaaactttcttattcttcttaaTGCTTTCAATCTCTGCCGCATCCTCCACCACCGTCATGTTAGCATTCTACGGCTCCTCCGCTTTTGTGTTATCCGATGTCAATCTTTACTGCAGCCTTCGCCACCGATCTACCGGATTTCTTCAAGATTCtaaaacttgtgattttcaatttcttagatgttatgttttttagcgtattttttcctgtttttttttccttattttttcctGTTATGTCATAGAATGTGATTCTTATTCatcgtcattttgtttttgtttgctttggttgtccatatcgggaaaaaattgaaaacaaaatagtttagagAAGACAAAACGAAATTAGGAAGACAAACTAattcttgaacttgtttagaagtaaaaatataaatagttcatctgaactaaaagaaaggtcggaccattgtcggAAAACATACACACGGGAGCTCGCccgatcacaagtgcggtctacctgaaatttatccgatcaaaatgaaaaggttcgactattataagaagacgaactaactcttgaacttgtttagggtttagggtttaactattgatcacaagtaaaaatataaatagttcatctgaactaaaagaaaggtcggaccattgtcgcaaacctaaacctaattacttaacctaattttttcccctctttttTCTAAGATCGACATCATGTCAACCAACGTTAATCTATGCAATGatttaaagagattgaaaaaataaatactatatactccctctgtttcaaattacttgtcgttttagaaaaaaaaaattaagaaattgtatttttgcacttaatttcttattataccttattttaattcaccaataagcttaatttgtttttttccatgcattttatctttccaataaatttaatatgttatgtaccaatttttttaaaaaacaaacattttttttttgaaaacttaaaaaaacaaactttaatttttcaaatatataaatcttttacggtttcgactactcctaaatatttggaatttacatgagtgacttagatagttaacaattttttttctaaaacgacaagtaatttgaaacggagggagtatttacaccggaatagcataaattatttgttttgattttttttgaagcattatttaatttcatttaataaatgtacaagttgaattgtgtatttaaattagagatattagttttttttctttgttgtttttgttctcttattatttttatttaaactaacattgatatatatttattttttcgagcctataacattgattttattttactaataacattgatatttaattttagaatcaatatataatatttagaaACAAGCAttaatgatcaaattaattctaattatatttacacattgtctaaaatataattaaagaaaactagtaacataaaatataattaattgaaaataaaagtagtcaaaataatttatggtaaaaaattaattatgtttgacttaaatacacgtggatgaattttattggtgccacatcagcatagggcaactaccctcaatttatgtgagggtagagaagtagtcaccaataatttttcttaatcatTAATTACACTTTACCTACTTTCCTTAAAAGGAGAgcttttttgaaattttgcttACGTACAAGACTAGAGAGAGTATAAGCTTGTTTATAATTGAAAAAGTTAGTTGAAACATTATACTATCTTATAGTTGATAACTAATAATTCTTAGCTTATAGTTGAAAAACTACTAGAATGAAATTATACGTAGTTACGCATATTCTCTCAATCGCAACCCTGTTAATGATGTACTTTATTTTCTCTACTATAGTGCACGTCTTGCTCTATGGATTACCATCATAAAAAATTCTCATTTGAGTCTCAGTCATTTTTCTGGATTGACACTGGGAGTTTAAAATCATGAAGAAAATTAACAGggaagtttaaaaaaaatgaagaaagaaaCATAGAATATTTTGCCCTTCCAataaaattttccaaaaatacGTGGTTAActcaattttatataatttgcgTCTTAAATAGATTCAATTTAATTGACACCCTATTTAGGAGGAGCTTTCaagaaaatataacaacttttaatgaCACAAATCTATCTCACAACTTCCCCAACACCATACATATATTTACTGTACCGAAGGGTGAGTGTTGTTTATTAACTTTGAGCTAAATTCTAAAATCCATCTATGTTTGTCTAACCGAAAAAAGATCCCAATCCAATCCTCTCCACTCTTTTAACCATCCCAATCCCACTAATATATTTCCACAAAAAAGATTTGAAGTTTGACCCGCAAGATTTAAATTTGATAATACTTTGGCGCCATATTATgcgaaaatttctcaacgcacctcAATATTTCTCCCCCACTCCCTAGCgcacctaaaaaaattcggaaaatacgttccgaactgttttttagtgtaaaatttacactataaaaaattcggaaaacgttttccgaattttttggggagtgggggagaaagtgggtgggtgtgttgagaaattttcatattatgcCATGAGCACCCTTTTTCACTATAAATCTACCTTATCCAATAGTGGCCACTTCCACTTTGTGTGAAGCAAGTATTCATTATCCTCAAATCCTCACCCCAAAACCAATTTACGAAACGATGCTTTGATCTCATCGAATGAGCTGTTATTAAAGAACAACACTAGTGTACTATTGTTGAACAAAGTTCCTCTATATATAAGAATTCCTTCTCATTAGCTAGCGTTTACATTAAGGCATCAGCCTGCAATTTTGGGCCATCAAGAAAATCCCTTACAAATATCATCATATTGTTGAATTTGGAGTTAGCAGCTCATTTTTATCACACCACGCTTTATagatattgaaataaaattcaTCTCAGCTTCATGattagggtcataaaaagacaataaataacaCCAGTTAGGGTCATTTTTATTGAGGCATCCATTCCTTAcaaacttatgaaacattaggCAATAGGGTCATTAATATCATAActcaaaatcacttctaattgaagttgcaaaatttaatttagggactaagggtcaccAAAGCACAATCCATTCAtgcattttgaataaaaattcatatatattgtttgaaAGAAAAGCGGACACTGATAGAGACATTttcttgagtagcaattaatgCAACAACTAtctttcacattcagggactagggtgACCaagttcatccaacattttactcAATGGTCATTGAGGCATCAATGATCCACccgttacaaaatttataaaacaaagtaaATTCATCCTTTCCAATGGTCAAATTTGGGGTTACTAGGGCAATATAATCAAGTCCTTTTTTAGATAATGAAAAAGATTCCATCACACAATGATTCACAATCTTAGGATTTTTATATTCTCCTAAATTTTGATTTACTAAATTGATGGTTCACTTTTTTGCTCAAGCAAaggattgaatgttcttgaataatcaagaatgagaaaaatgggtaaGGTTCTAACGTTTTTCAAGCAGAAAATTGAATGTTTTTTAAGAATTATAAAAATGTGTATC encodes:
- the LOC123922142 gene encoding probable polygalacturonase At3g15720: MDHSLVSIICVLILGFFSHCLCDRLNLVGTNNNIFNVMQYGAHGDGKTDDAQAFLRAWNSTCAAQGSATLVIPANKIFLVTNLLFNGAWKDTSHWINIEYINGLTIDGTNTGGLDGHGSTWWPCKTCPRPVVLSFHSCNKLNVNGLRISNSPGAHISINGCDGATFSNVLVNSPGTSPNTDGFDISSSKNILIKDSTIHAGDDCIAINGGSSYINATNVACGPGHGISIGSLGKGKSHEEVEEVHVKNCSFTDTTNGARIKTFPGGSGFARKITFEQIQLTNVKNAIIIDQHYGIKIDAGFSGTGAGDLAINLNCESCLNIVLNKISIVPSQPKTQLHTICKNFHGTITSTVPKVTCS
- the LOC123920313 gene encoding aquaporin SIP1-1-like yields the protein MSVIKSAIGDAILTSIFVFFISTLKILSTKTSFFLNLEPVSLPGLFITTILNTIIILTISLIGRILGGASFNPSSTISFYTLGLRPNSSLLSMAIRFPAQAIGGAFGIKTILQVMPNEYKHMMKGPSLKVDLHTGAIVEGVLTFTHNFVILIVMLKGPKNPWLKVYLLSVATLVLVIIGSGYTGPSMNPANAFGWAYMNNKHNTWEQFYVFWICPLIGASSAALVYRFVFMSAELAPVKEKKA